From the Rhizobium sp. WSM4643 genome, the window TTGGACAACATTAGCGTATCGACGACAGATGTACGGATCGAGCGGCATGCGAACCAGCTTTCGCGGCAACTGAAGCTCCTCCGCGACAAGCTGTTTCCGCCGCTCTCGCAAAAGACGCTACGAACATTCTCCTCCGGCGAGGCGGCCCAGATGATCGGCGTCTCGGACGGCTATCTTCGCCAGCTTTCGCTGGATGGCAAGGGACCGCAGCCGGATCTTGCCCAGAATGGCCGGCGTTCCTACACGCTCGGCCAGATCAACGAATTGCGCCAATATATGGCCAAGCTCAAGCCGAAGGATGCGCTTTCCTATCAGCCTTGGCGCCGCCCTGGCGAAAAGCTGCAGACGGTTGCCGTCACCAATTTCAAGGGTGGCTCGGCCAAAACTACGACGACGCTCTATCTGGCTCAGTATCTGGCGCTGGCGGGTTACCGGGTGCTTGCCATCGATCTCGATCCGCAAGCTTCGCTCTCTTCCATGCTGGGCGTTCAGCCCGAATTCGATCTTTCCGAAGGCGATACGCTCTATGGCGCAATTCGCTATGATGAGGGCCGCAAGCCGCTGAAGGAGATCGTCCGCAAGACCTATTTCGACGGGCTGGATCTGGTGCCGGGCAATCTCGAACTGATGGAGTTCGAGCATGAGACGCCACGGGCACTGAACGACCGGCAGCGGCCCGGCGAGCTGTTCTTCCGTCGCGTCGGTGTCGCCATTGCCGAGGTCGAGGCCGATTACGACATCGTGGTGATCGACTGCCCGCCGCAGCTCGGTTACCTCACGCTTGGCGCCGTCTGCGCCGCAACATCGCTGCTCATCACCATCCATCCGCAGATGGTCGACGTCGCTTCCATGTCGCAGTTCCTGCTGATGACTTCGGATCTGCTTTCCGTCGTGCGCAAGGCCGGCGGCGACCTGCAGCATGACTTCATCAAATATGTTGTCACTCGTCACGAACCCTTCGATGCGCCGCAGTCGCAGATCGTTGCGCTGTTGCGCAGTCTTTTCAGTGACGACGTGTTGACGGCGACCATTCTCAAATCGACGGCGATCGCCGATGTCGGCTTGACCAAGCAGACGCTCTACGAGATCGAGAAGGGGCAGGTGCGCCGCTCGACCTATGACCGGGCGCTGGAATCGGTCAATGCCGCCAACAGCGAGGTTCTCGCCGGTATTCACAAAGCCTGGGGTCGAGCATGAGCAGACGCGATCGCCTGAAAGGTCTTTTCGACGATACAGCGCAGGAGTTGGCCGCGGCCAACTACGAGGAACCATCCTCGCGCGGATCGGCCGGGCCGGTTCGGACGATGGCGCTGACCCTTGGCCGCATGGAGGAAGAGAGCAGGGCGATGCAGGAGGCTTTGCTCTCCGGTGAGCGCATCGTCGAGCTCGACCCTGATCTGATCGATTCCTCCTTCGTCCGCGATCGTCTTGCCGACCAGCCCCTCGATATTGAGGATGAGTTGGTGCAGTCGATTGCCGAGAACGGCCAAGAAGTGCCGATCCTCGTTCGCCGCCATCCCAATAATGAGGACCGCTACCAGATCGCCTACGGCCATCGCCGCCTGCAGGCGGTCAAGCTGCTCGGCCTCAAGGTGCAGGCGATCGTCCGTAAGCTCGACGATACCGATGTCGTCATCGCGCAGGGCATCGAGAATTCGGCGCGCCGCAACCTTTCCTATATCGAGCGCGCGGTCTTTGCCCTCAATCTCGAGCTGAAGGGTTTTGAGCGCCCGGTCATCATGAAAGCGCTGTCGACGGACAAGACGGAGTTATCGAAGCTGATATCTGTTGCAAAAGCTATTC encodes:
- the repA gene encoding plasmid partitioning protein RepA is translated as MDNISVSTTDVRIERHANQLSRQLKLLRDKLFPPLSQKTLRTFSSGEAAQMIGVSDGYLRQLSLDGKGPQPDLAQNGRRSYTLGQINELRQYMAKLKPKDALSYQPWRRPGEKLQTVAVTNFKGGSAKTTTTLYLAQYLALAGYRVLAIDLDPQASLSSMLGVQPEFDLSEGDTLYGAIRYDEGRKPLKEIVRKTYFDGLDLVPGNLELMEFEHETPRALNDRQRPGELFFRRVGVAIAEVEADYDIVVIDCPPQLGYLTLGAVCAATSLLITIHPQMVDVASMSQFLLMTSDLLSVVRKAGGDLQHDFIKYVVTRHEPFDAPQSQIVALLRSLFSDDVLTATILKSTAIADVGLTKQTLYEIEKGQVRRSTYDRALESVNAANSEVLAGIHKAWGRA
- the repB gene encoding plasmid partitioning protein RepB, whose amino-acid sequence is MSRRDRLKGLFDDTAQELAAANYEEPSSRGSAGPVRTMALTLGRMEEESRAMQEALLSGERIVELDPDLIDSSFVRDRLADQPLDIEDELVQSIAENGQEVPILVRRHPNNEDRYQIAYGHRRLQAVKLLGLKVQAIVRKLDDTDVVIAQGIENSARRNLSYIERAVFALNLELKGFERPVIMKALSTDKTELSKLISVAKAIPAEIVRSVGAAPGIGRRRWMALAQDWNGMTAARLAKLIASGGFMAEESDRRFELLVAELAKKEAKPETTEYDWKPKSGGKIAGRIKSAGNSFTIALKTGDAPDFGAYISRRLDELYEAYRAGKLQAGE